The following proteins come from a genomic window of Schistocerca gregaria isolate iqSchGreg1 chromosome X, iqSchGreg1.2, whole genome shotgun sequence:
- the LOC126299375 gene encoding uncharacterized protein LOC126299375 has translation MSWTRFFELTKILRFDDKNTREIHRQTDKFAPMREIFESFNSSLPLYFIPDLHTTVDEMLSLFRGRCPFKVFLKEKPGKYGILIRMLSDSETRYVISMDIYTGKSGNTQHSNGPMEIVKRLIKPIEKSGRNVTTDRYYTSVELAETLWNDFHLTLVGTLQSNRRHIPEELKTTTGHSLHSSIFAYTDPQTQRPPVTLASTLVREKPKRLLLMLSTYHSEGVLNEDSKKTNINLFYNSTKGGVDTIDQMARHYSTKRGTRRWPLSLFYTLIDIAAINAYSLFLLNFPNWKKNLLNRRRVFITNLGLELIRSQVDKRAQNLYGLQKPVIMAMESITQRKLSCSVEPSSATAEPGTRGWCHLCCQEAASKKIKYNKLGKSTVTCSQCHKHVCGKHCRKTVLCEKCVAE, from the coding sequence atgagttggacccgatttttcgaattgactaaaatattgaggtttgatgataagaacacaagagaaattcatcgccagactgacaagtttgctccaatgagggaaatttttgaaagcttcaattcttcacttccattgtatttcattcctgatctacatacaacagtggatgagatgttgtctttgttccgtggtcgctgtccattcaaggtgtttctaaaagaaaaacctggaaaatatggcattctaattcgaatgctgtctgattctgagactagatatgtgatcagcatggacatctatacaggcaagtcaggaaatacacagcattcaaatggaccgatggaaattgtaaagagactaataaaacctattgaaaaatcaggccgtaatgttaccacagatcggtactacacttcagtggagcttgctgagactctatggaatgattttcacctcacacttgttggcaccctacagtctaacagacgacacatacctgaagagctgaagactacaactggccacagtttacactcttccatctttgcttatactgaccctcagacacagagaccaccagttactcttgcatcaacgctagtccgcgagaagccaaagcgactgctgttgatgctttcaacttatcactcagaaggggtgttgaatgaagactcaaaaaagactaacataaatcttttttataattctacaaagggaggcgtggacaccatagaccagatggcaagacactacagcacaaagagaggaacaagaagatggcctttgtctctcttctacacactcattgacatagcagcaataaatgcatattcactcttcctcctcaactttccgaattggaaaaagaatttgctaaaccgcagaagggtttttatcactaacttaggtctcgaactaataagatctcaagtagataaacgggcacaaaatttgtatggacttcagaagccagtaataatggcaatggaaagcatcacacaacggaagctcagctgctctgtagaaccatcatctgcaacagcagaaccaggaacacgtggatggtgccacctatgctgccaagaagctgcatctaaaaagatcaagtacaacaagctgggaaagtcaactgttacctgctctcagtgccacaaacacgtctgtgggaaacactgcaggaagacagtgttgtgtgaaaaatgcgttgcagaatga